The DNA region TACATGGAGTTCTTAGATGAATATGAGAACAAGCCTAGGTTCATGTTCCAATCCAAGCATCTCCCCATTCCTGCTGATGGATCTCTTCACAGttcctcctccctctctctcttctctccatAAGCCCACCCTTTTcatttccctttctctctctctgctcCTCTTCTGCCTCGCGCTAATTTACTTCAATTTCGAACCCCTCCTCTTATGGCTCTCCCTATCCCTTCTAATCGGCCCCTTCGCGCCCCCCTCTCTCACCGCCGGCGACATACGCGTCGGCGTCGGCCCGCAGCTGGAGGAAATCCCCGCCGCCCAGATTGAATTTACCGAAAAGCCCAGCAGAAAATCAGTCAAATCAACCAGGAAAGCATCGGAAGAAACCGAGGGGAATTCGAATGCGATCGATTTATCTCGTTTCGATCTGCCCAAGCGGCGATCCAGCAGATCGTCAATTGAGGCGGTGGTTGAGGCCAAGCCGGAGGAGTGGGGCGAGGCCGACGACGAGATGTTGAAGAAGCTGATGGGGAAGCACCCGGTGGGGAAGCCGGGGCGGTGGGAAGCCATATCTGAGGGTTTCAAGGGGAGATACAAGGTGGAGACTGTGATCGCCAAAGCCAAGCACATTGGAGAGAAGAAGGGCGGCGATCAGAATTCTTACACTAAGTTTCTCAAGGATCGGGAGAAGAGGCATGTTGAGGAGGAGGATGGGACGAAAGAGAGCGGATGGAGCGCCACAGAGGATGGCAAAATTCCAAGAAGAGACGTTATGGCAAAATATATCCGCCATTTGGACCCTGAAAAAACAAGATTCCAGCCATGGTATAGACGTGAGAAGCTCTCGCGTGGTTTAAAAGTATAGACGCATCACCCTAATGCGTGTTTAAAGTGAAACACGCATATTCCTCTCGCGTGTATTAAAAGAAAGACGCGTCttcctctcgcgtgtttaaagTAAACACTTTAAACACGcgacacgctctcgcgtgtCTCCCTTGCTTCACAAATTCACTCCAGACGGCAGAACATACGCATTACGCGAAGAGGAGACGAAGAGGAGACGAAAACCGGCGAAAATTCTGCCCAACCAGGGAAATTCGAAGCCTAATCCGATAGTTAGCTTTCCCATTCCAAtttgaagtgttgttaggtaactTTCAACCcttattttcgtttttattgGTATAATTTAGGGGTAAATTCTATGAATGGACGTCATGGCAAATTGTATCCGCCATTTGGACTCTGAAAAAAAAAGATTCCAGCCATAGTATAGACGCGAGAAGGTCTCGCgtgttttaattaaacacgcatCAAGCTATCGCGTGTATACATAACACGCATCAGGAAATCGCGTGTTACATTAAACACGCGACAGGCTTTCGCGTGTTACGTTGGACACAAATTCGAGCCCAGACGGCAGAGACCTCACTTTCCACTCGCGAATTCACTTCCGGCTCGCTCATTCTCTCGCACTCAGCGACGGCTAACGTCTCTAGCCGGCGAAAATCGAAGTGAATCCGATATTTTGATGCTCTAATTCCTATTTGAAGTGGTGTTAGGTAATTTTTGactattaatttcaattatcattGCTATATGTTAGTTAGGTATAGATTTATGGTTTATGGCATTgaacttggtattgaattttcgGTTTTAATATTgttcaatatttatttaagtatgttgaatttatagtatatgatgttatgtcgtacttattttgcaggtttaatggtgtttgtgagtttatattgggatgggaaaattattcagctcccaggtttgggtgttgcttatgatccccctcgtgcaaaatcatttattatattgaatgaaaagatATCTTATTATCAACTTGTTTcaatgatatgtgaaaaaattggaattgagTTGGATGCACATACGATTGATTTAACATGGAGGCATCTTGTGGTTTTTAGTGGAGTGGTGAATTATATAGCTACACCAGTGGATGCtaatttgttggagtatatgtttgctgaaaatccaagtcaaattgaactttttattgaatatactcTTGTTACCACTGCGTTGCAATTTGAACCACCTATCACTCATCATGATGTTGGAACGTCTAGGAGAGATGGTTATCCTAGTTTTGATGTCGGGACATCTAGGAGGGATGATGAATATCATAACTTTGAATTCAACACATCTGGGAGGGAGGTTGATGAACCACTAGATGTACCAAATGTGACATGTGATGGttatgatggttcagatggttctgataattgtgatggttcagatggttctgataattgtgatggtgCAGATAATGTTGATGGTGCAGATGGCTCTGATTGTGATGGTTCCGATGGTTCTCAACCAAGTGATCTTGATTATAGTGCAGAATCATGTGAAGATTCTACAGACGATGAGACACTTGATATGATGGTTGAAAATTATGTACAACCATTTGTTCGTGGGGAGCAACCTGTTCCCAACTATGTGCCTGAAGGGTTACCATTTTTTCGATCATTACCATGTGAAGGCAGCCGAGGTTACTTTTCAGAAGACCATGGATTGGTTGAAGAAGATATGTGGTATTGATGAGGATAATCCGAGGTTACTTTTTCGATCATTACCAGTTTGTAGGGACCCATTTGGTCCGAAAAGAAGAGGCAGGGACCTTGGGCAACGCTACCCATGTAATTGGGAGGTTAAAGCAACGTTTAAGAAACGTGATGGTAGCTGGTCTATCAACTCATGGGTTGATCGACATTGCTGTATGGGAGATCACGATCCAAGTGAACATGTTAATCTTACATCATCCATGATTGCTCTCTGTATTCGAAGCCAAATTGAAAACGATGTTGGATTCAAGCCTTCTGTAGTACGTACATATATCCAAGATAATTTTCACGTGAAAATCagctacaagaaagcatggtactCTCGCAGAAAagctattgagcttgtatatggtGGGTGGGAGGGATCCTTCAGACAACTCCCCAGCTACCTGACTGAGTTGCAAACTCAAAATCCGGGGACAATCGTTGAGTGGTTGCATGACCCTGTACTGAGTCAAGGTAATACAAAGGCGTTCCGCTACGTATTTTGGGCATTTGGGCCAGCAATAGAGGCATTCCAAGTAGCAAAGCCGGTCTTATCAGTTGATGGGACTCACCTGCGTGGAAGATTGAAAGGTAAATTACTTGCTGCAGTAGGTTACGATGCAAATAAGAACTGTTTGCATGTTGCTTTTGctattgttgatgaagaaacaaACGAGAGTTGGAGTTGGTTTTTGAATCTTGTGAGAGTGCATATTATAAAGAATGACCAGGAAGTGTGCATAATAAGTGACAGACATCAATGCATTATAAATGCCATGAAGGCTGATATGTGGAAAGAGGCCCCAGTTGGTTATCATCGATTCTGTTTAATTCACGTTAGATCGAATGTGTTACAAAGACACAAAGGCCCCGGAGTGAAGAAATGGGTATGGATAATGGGTGAAGTAATTGAGGAGCGGAGATATTGGACTGCAAGGCGTGAATTAGAAAAGGTGAGTCCAGAAGCTCTGAGGTACCTCGAAACTACCATAGATAGATCGCAGTGGACTATGGCACACGATGAATTTCGTCGATGGGGTGAGACATCTACTAACATGGCCGAGTGTTATAATAATGTGTTGTTAGCTGCGAGGGAACTCCCAATTAGAGCTATCATTGATATTACATTCTGGCGGACCATCAACTGGTTTGTTAACCGAACGACTCTAGCCAAACAATGTTAGACGCCTTTGACACCGTGGGCTTGGGAGTTATTTCAGAAGAATGACCGTCGAGGGAGACGTCATCATGTTAGGACTACAAGCATAGCACGTGGAACTTATGATGTGCTAACCTATCACAGAGGTCCGGGTAGAGGCCATAATATACATGTTGTGGATTACCGTGAAAGAGATGCTCATGTGGAAAGTGGCAGACCTGGAGAATGCCTTGCTCTCACGCTGTTGCGGTGCTGAGAGAACGCAGTGATGACATCTTTAGTCATGTTGATACACAATACCACACAGATGTTTGGATTCACCAGTACGCAGGTATGTTGTTTAGATACTTTTTATTCTTACATTTTTTTCATGTCTTACAATTGCACTTTTATGCAGATGCGTTCCGTCCACtgagacaccaagattattggtatGAACCTGACTGGACACTGGAATGTTCACCAGCACGGCTACTTCCTCGTTCACGTGGGCGGTACAACAGAAGCAGGATACACAACCAAATGGATAAGCGCGAAGAAGATGCGCCAAGAGCTCCTCCTCGATGCCGCCTTTGTGGAGAGACCGGCCATAATATAAGAAAGTGCACTTTAGGACGTGTTGTGTAGTTATATTATGTTTGAGACTCGTGATTGAGGGTTGAATTTTATTATGTGTTTGAACCAAGTTTAAGACCGAAATGACATTCTTAAGTAATATTGTTTAAACAAATTTCGACAGAGTCTACTTTATTTATTGATCAATCCACCTGTAATAAACAAACAATACATCTCAAATCAATCAACATATAAAAAGTCAACAGTACATCTCAAATCAATCCACCTGTAATAAATAGTCAATACATCTAATGATAATATTCTACTTAAATGACGAAGGTGTATATTTACTCGGGCCTTTTCCTCTGTTGTCACGGCTAGACCTTCTACGTGGGAACATACCCAAAATTGTCTGAGACAAACTTGGACTGGAGCGTTCCTTATCGGGACGGGATATATGTGAACTGCTACTAGGCCGATCAAGTTGAACACTCCTAGGAGGGTCAATATGCTCTCTCCTCGTGGGGCGCTCTATGTAGGCACTACTCCTAGGAGcaacatcagcatcatcatcatcatcatcatcatcatcatcatcgtcatcatcgtcatcatcagCAGCGTCATCATCAGCATTTGTCGGAGAGTGCACGATATGGACATCCGAAAAGAATGAATCCTATGTAGTAGGATTCCATGGTAGCCCAACTCTATCTAATGGAGTCACCCAACTAGACTGTGGCGCGTCTGACCAAGTAGGAAACCAACTAGAGGGATCTGGTGCTGGTGGATTTTGCATTTCGGGCTCACCAGTAAAATTGTCGATGAGTGCATCCAAATCTATGTTGTCATctgaattaaaattttcttcatttgcTGCTTGTGATGACCCTGGCATGTCTTGGGACATTCTGAAATGCCGTGAATAACCATGCCCGCCTGTTCGGATACCTCTCTGACCAATACCGTGAGCTCTTCGGATAAACCCCCGGGACATATCCACATCAGTGCGATGTGTGGAAGGTATGACCGTGCGTTCACTCTCACCGCACTCGGTGAGGCAGTTAAGAGCAAGACTGTTAATCTCATGCAACAATCCTACGGCATCTGTTGGGTCAAAACCGCGCGACATATGAAATACACGTGCCAATGTCTCCGCCTGTAACAAATAAAACGTGCATATTTAATAACATACATACTTTTAAAATGAAACAACAACTATACAAATACAATACTTACTTGGAGTGTAGATGATGATGCAACAGTGTTCATCCCTACTTCTGGAAGCCTACCCGGCTGCGTGATATATGTTATGGTAATTTTAAAATACCACTCCATGTATTGTCGAGTTCTCATCACCTGCACGTGGTCTGCGAGAGGCTCCATGTAATCATTAGTAACGAACTCCGACCTTCTCTCCCAATGTTGGATGTAGGCCTTGTTCTGCACAGCCCAGTTCGTCTTAGCCTTTCCACGACGATTGGTTTTGAAGTGAGTTTCATTGAAACCCCAATCACGCAATTCCGGGATGAAGGGCGTGCCGCCAAATTGTCTAACCACGCGCTCAGGCTCATGTGCTTCGACAATAGCCCAACAAACCATGTACGTCACAGATCTCCAACTGTTGTTCATATCGAGGCAGGAGTCTGGTAATTGACGGTCCACGTAGGgcatccaaataaactacaataACAAGTTTACATTAAAATTACCCAAATATATATTAAACATTAAACATTATTCATTTTACCTGGCTATTTTGGAGCAATGACAACAGTTCACGATAATGTCGAACAGAATGTTTAGGGGCTCTGTTTATCATATAGGAGTCAGTCCACCTACAATAACAAAAGTTGTCAATTAAATATGTTGTCATTAAATACACAAAAGAGATGAAACAACAAACTTACATTAATGCACATGGAGTGTTGTTTGTATGTATACGTGCCGCTACAAAATCCGGTCTCAAAGTGGGCATTCTCTCCCACGCCCAAAGCTGTAGGAGCACTGTTGGACCTCCAATGTCTGTCCGTTTGCCCATAGACGCCTCACAGAGATTATGGTATAATGTACCAAGTGCAGCACTCGCCCAACTAATCATAGATGCAGCCTCTACGTCTCGAATTTGGGTCAACCACATGAGAGGTATCTTACACCCTGAGCCGTCGGGTAAGATCAACCCTCCCAATAGCACAAGCACAATCATACGTGCCCGTTGAATGTAGGCTTCGTCTTCGAGACCATCTCCTAACGGTTCAATCGTCATCCTATGTATTAGCGCGGATGCCAAGATACCGTTTTCCTTCATCTCGCTTTGAAGGGGATAGAAGCCCAAGAGCTCTTCACATAAACCCCTCCACCCAGTTTCACAAAACCCATTTCCTGTGATGGGTACTCCATCTACACGTAAAGCCCATAATACTTGAACGTCTTGTAATGTAATGGTAGTTTCCCCTACGGGAAGATGGAATGTAtgtgtctctggcctccaacgctcAACCAAAGCTGTGATCAACGCATGATCTACATCCAAAGCCTTACCACAGAAAAGAACTCCACCTAAACCAAATCTACAAACATAATCAATCACGCGTCTGTGATGATTATCGATTTCCCAGGATGTCGCGATATGGACCAGAAGATCCTTCTGTTTTGCATTATCAGCAAAACATTATGTTTGTAGATTGATTATGTTTGTAGATTTGGTTTAGGTGGAGTTCTTTTCTGTGGTAAGGCTTTGGATGTAGATCATGCGTTGATCACAGCTTTGGTTgagcgttggaggccagagacacaTACATTCCATCTTCCCGTAGGGGAAACTACCATTACATTACAAGACGTTCAAGTATTATGGGCTTTACGTGTAGATGGAGTACCCATCACAGGAAATGGGTTTTGTGAAACTGGGTGGAGGGGTTTATGTGAAGAGCTCTTGGGCTTCTATCCCCTTCAAAGCGAGATGAAGGAAAACGGTATCTTGGCATCCGCGCTAATACATAGGATGACGATTGAACCGTTAGGAGATGGTCTCGAAGACGAAGCCTACATTCAACGGGCACGTATGATTGTGCTTGTGCTATTGGGAGGGTTGATCTTACCCGACGGCTCAGGGTGTAAGATACCTCTCATGTGGTTGACCCAAATTCGAGACGTAGAGGCTGCATCTATGATTAGTTGGGCGAGTGCTGCACTTGGTACATTATACCATAATCTCTGTGAGGCGTCTATGGGCAAACGGACAGACATTGGAGGTCCAACAGTGCTCCTACAGCTTTGGGCGTGGGAGAGAATGCCCACTTTGAGACCGGATTTTGTAGCGGCACGTATACATACAAACAACACTCCATGTGCATTAATGTAAGTTTGTTGTTTCATCTCTTTTGTGTATTTAATGACAACATATTTAATTGACAACTTTTGTTATTGTAGGTGGACTGACTCCTATATGATAAACAGAGCCCCTAAACATTCTGTTCGACATTATCGTGAACTGTTGTCATTGCTCCAAAATAGCCAGGTAAAATGAATAATGTTTAATGTTTAATATATATTTGGGTAATTTTAATGTAAACTTGTtattgtagtttatttggatgcCCTACGTGGACCGTCAATTACCAGACTCCTGCCTCGATATGAACAACAGTTGGAGATCTGTGACGTACATGGTTTGTTGGGCTATTGTCGAAGCACATGAGCCTGAGCGCGTGGTTAGACAATTTGGCGGCACGCCCTTCATCCCAGAATTGCGTGATTGGGGTTTCAATGAAACTCACTTCAAAACCAATCGTCGTGGAAAATGCTTAATATATATTTGGGTAATTTTAATGTAAACTTGTtattgtagtttatttggatgcCCTACGTGGACCGTCAATTACCAGACTCCTGCCTCGATATGAACAACAGTTGGAGATCTGTGACGTACATGGTTTGTTGGGCTATTGTCGAAGCACATGAGCCTGAGCGCGTGGTTAGACAATTTGGCGGCACGCCCTTCATCCCGGAATTGCGTGATTGGGGTTTCAATGAAACTCACTTCAAAACCAATCGTCGTGGAAAGGCTAAGACGAACTGGGCTGTGCAGAACAAGGCCTACATCCAACATTGGGAGAGAAGGTCGGAGTTCGTTACTAATGATTACATGGAGCCTCTCGCAGACCACGTGCAGGTGATGAGAACTCGACAATACATGGAGTGGTATTTTAAAATTACCATAACATATATCACGCAGCCGGGTAGGCTTCCAGAAGTAGGGATGAACACTGTTGCATCATCATCTACACTCCAAGTAAGTATTGTATTTGTATAGTTGTTGTTTCATTTTAAAAGTATGTGTGTTATTAAATATGCACGTTTTATTTGTTACAGGCGGAGACATTGGCACGTGTATTTCATATGTCGCGCGGTTTTGACCCAACAGACGCCGTAGGATTGTTGCATGAGATTAACAATCTTGCTCTTAACTGCCTCACCGAGTGCGGTGAGAGTGAACGCACGGTCATACCTTCCACACAGCGCACTGATGTGGATATGTCCCGAGGGTTTATCCGAAGAGCTCGCGGTATTGGTCAGAGAGGTATCCGAACAGGCGGGCATGGTTATTCACGGCATTTCAGAATGTCCCAAGACATGCCaggtgtcacgcccgcatttcctaaggataggaagcacggtggatcgcgactaggggaggaataaagaagcggggaagaaagggggaggacaagaatacttgacccaaaacatttaatagaaggaagttcacttcaaaacattgTACTGTGACGACATTACTGTAATTAAAGTAatcagagttaaataaaaacattgtatcggattacaaagcagcggaaagacCAAGAGGTAGATAATGTCgagtatgacgacacgacaccatccggAAACCAAGTGAGACACCTTTTGACcttaactgctcaacatccgtcatccccatcgccgctcaacctgcacattaagaaaacaacatgcagggctgagtacttgatgcactcagtggacacacgccaaaatcatagtttgtcatgccataacagtgcaaccttggggttttgagtgtaaagaaaataacccaagtacactaaaatatatttcacaaattcgactgcgcagtcattttcagatattgccacccttatttccaccatcatacactatctgatccaacgggtgacaaggggcgtggccacaccccaggtcaactagaccggccaacttgctctcagatggctcccggtctcgtgtacactagcctgagggttcgcagccctacagacccgaattcgattaaacatatgtggtaaaccacttcagataggtttcaaagtaaaacagttggcaagacaaacagttcacctccataaaaacatttccggaacaaagtccgtaatAAAGAGATCCCACAGTATAGTAGGAtaggaaagcccacctcaaatgcttaacttttaaatagtttccttcttcaaccacaatttcctcgtagaagatcaccctttttgaaagataaacAAATAACACGATTAGAGTCCAGGAagacgaggtttaaacgacaatgcatgatttctacgtggatgacttcaatatctagcacgttacacatacacacactttaCAACATCCTATAAGTCAAGCACACAGaaacacacgtccgaaacacaccatGCACGCACCGACACGCATACCACGTACCCAAGACACGCACACGActcgcacacgacacacacacaactcTCACACCCCCGGCATACCCTTACAgcacaaacggctcacttggctcggaaaaggttcggaaaaaggctcggcgtctcggcctggcttggtacctcggccggctgtctcggtCCTGGCCGAGCCTGGCTCGGTTGCtgtctcggcgtctcggcctggctcggtgtctcggccgactgtctcggccgcctggctcggtacctcggccggctgtctcggccgcctggctcggtcctggctcggcacctcgtcCGGATGTCTCGGCCGtctggctcggtacctcggccgcctgtctcggcacctggccgggcacatgtctcggcacctggctcggcacatgtctcggcgtctggctcggtacctcggccgcctgtctcggcacctggctcggcacatgtctcggcgtctGACTCGGCCCTGGCTcagcacctgtctcggcactgaCTCgacacctgtctcggcacctgACTCGGCACCTGGCTCGGTCACGTGCACACACCTACtttcccccaaccaacgattctcaaaccttatacgacattcacaacacacattctacatcccaaaacacacccgaaaacatgagatcaaacctccaaaactctccacaacaccacccTAGGCCCAAACCCTAAatctctcggccaacacacacaaaccactcgaaccaaacgctgattcctccgagccatcccttggccaaacacacccacatacatcacaatATCAAAACACCCAGATTCACACCCATTGCACATAAATACATCACCCAGAAACGTACGTCCCGCAGAACTGAgcagtttacttacaaaaatcattataaaatcacccgacctccaatgaagctgaaattttaacaccacacagaagacacaccaaggtttatacagttaaaatttcgtaccaaaaggagatcatTTGTTTCGTCAAAAACAgttcggaacccactgtcagtcacAACCAAAAACATACTCAACACCAACACATAACCACAAgtcctattcagcatctaaacaaCTCAAATTCGTCCTAtatgcatgtgttttcgaaattagcatgagttagggtcttgggttacctttcccggagagTTCAATCGTAGTTCGAACGTTTTACTTCCtcctccgactccgattcacaacgaAAGTTAACAACCGCGAGATTGAGTGAGATTGATTGCttgtgagagagagattgagagaagaGCGATGGTGAGGGGGAGAGATTGAGAGGGGAGAAAGTGCATCGGTTatgtgggagtggggagaggttgAGAAAGTAATGGGGGTGAGggagagaaaccgagagagagatagggagagagggagatttactttgttaattaggattttatttcatagattaattaattatcccaATTACATATTGCTTAGGTAAAAATCATATccacaaaaataatataaatcaaataagacttaccaaaccatatcttaaacaagatattcacaaaaattcactccttaaattaaaaaaaaacggatattacattcctcccaccttaataaaaaatttcgtcccgaaattttccTAGATCACTCAAACAAACCTGGGTACTTATCTTTCATCTTATCCTGTAATTCCCACgttgcttcttcgactccatgattcctctatcgtactttcaccgaaacaattgacttattcctcaattcttgcacccttcgatccaaaatggcctcgggcttctcctcatagcttagatcgggatttaggatcatcatctcttcttggtgaactatgtgtgtggggtcaaacacatacttcctcaattgtgacacatggaagacatTGTGCACATTTCCCAGGCTTGGTGGTAGAGCCAACCTATAGGCTACCGcaccgactctatccaaaatctcataCGGTCtgataaatcggggtctcagctttcctttcgctccaaaacgagttattccttTAGAAGGGGCAACCTTCAGAAAAACTTTCTCTCCAGATTCGAATTGTAGATCGGTCCTCCGAACATCAGcgtatgatttctgtcgatcctgtgcctccttgattctcccacggatttgtcgaacgatctctatcatctcttctacagagtctggtccgagaattcttctctcacccacttcatcccaataaagtggcgatctacacttctttccatacaatgcctcatatggagccatcttgatagtcgcttggtaactattattgtaagcgaactcaactaatggcaatacttcttcccaaccccagcctcgatctagcaccacggcccgcagcatatcctctaaggcttgaatcgttctctctgactgcccatcggtttgtgggtggaaggcagtactaaaattcaacttagtccccaactcgcgctgcaggctcgtccaaaatctagaagtaaatttagCATCGCGATCGGATGTAATTGTCGCTGGTACTCCATGCAGACGTATAACCTCCCGCACATATATCTTAGCCAACTGGTTGGATCCATAGGTAGCACGAACCGGTACAAAATGAgcagatttggtgagacgatctataatcacccaaatcacagtgtttcctcgctgggattttggcagtcctgacacaaagtccattgcaatatgttcccacttccattctggaatctcgaggggttgcaatctcccatagggccgttggtgtagcgcctttacttgttgacatgctaggcatctctccacaaatgctgcaacatgctttttcataccgttccaccaaaattgcctcttcatgtcttgatacatcttggtgcttcctggatgagcagcgtatggggtttcatgtgcttctctcatgatttccttCCTCAGGCCTTcgtccttaggcacacacaaccttcccttgtatgtgagaccattatccgctgcctcacgaaaatttccgagttcacccgtcctcacttctgagcgaatcttctctagtaacgtatctcgccgctgagcttccacaattctggctcttaagtcgggttccatcaccaacgtggctactattccttccaccgtctcgggcattctcactacttccaaccgcatcttactgaactcttggattagaTTCACCTCggtagtaagaaaggtggccagctgagattgagacttcctactaagagcatcggccactacgtttgcttttcccggatggtagtttataccacaatcgtagtccttcaccaactcgagccatctacgttggcgcatgttcaactccttttgctcaaagaagtactttagactcttatggtccgtatatatctcacaacggactccatagagatgatgtctccagatcttcagtgcgtgtaccacggctgccagttctaagtcatgtgtcggatagttcagctcatggggcttcaattgtctcgatgcatatgcaatcactttccccttctgcataagcacacatccaagccccaccttcgacgcatctgtatacaccgcatagtcagtctctgactccggcacagctagaattggtgcggtggtcaatttctccttcaacaactgaaagctcgcctcacactCTGGTGTCCaattcatcttgactccctttttcagttgttgagtcattggccttgctatcttcgagaatccctcaatgaaccttcgataatagcccgccagtcctaaaaagcttcgaatttcattttgtgtagaaggtgacttccattCCTGCACagcttccaccttggccgggtctacacgaattccatctgaggttactatatgtccaagaaagttcacttccttgagccaaaactcgcatttactgaacttggcatatagtttctcgtcccttagagttgctaggacggttctcaagtgctctttgtgctcctccacgttctt from Salvia splendens isolate huo1 chromosome 9, SspV2, whole genome shotgun sequence includes:
- the LOC121749360 gene encoding transcription factor MAMYB-like; this encodes MDLFTVPPPSLSSLHKPTLFISLSLSLLLFCLALIYFNFEPLLLWLSLSLLIGPFAPPSLTAGDIRVGVGPQLEEIPAAQIEFTEKPSRKSVKSTRKASEETEGNSNAIDLSRFDLPKRRSSRSSIEAVVEAKPEEWGEADDEMLKKLMGKHPVGKPGRWEAISEGFKGRYKVETVIAKAKHIGEKKGGDQNSYTKFLKDREKRHVEEEDGTKESGWSATEDGKIPRRDVMAKYIRHLDPEKTRFQPWYRREKLSRGLKV
- the LOC121749361 gene encoding uncharacterized protein LOC121749361 encodes the protein MPCSHAVAVLRERSDDIFSHVDTQYHTDVWIHQYADAFRPLRHQDYWYEPDWTLECSPARLLPRSRGRYNRSRIHNQMDKREEDAPRAPPRCRLCGETGHNIRKCTLGRVV